A stretch of Flavobacterium sp. N2270 DNA encodes these proteins:
- the aroC gene encoding chorismate synthase, with product MSGNTFGKLFKLTTFGESHGNAIGGIIDGCPSGIKIDFEAIQIEMQRRKPGQSSIVTQRKEEDEVIFHSGIFEGITTGTPIGFSILNTNQKSKDYSDIKDTYRPSHADYVYDKKYGIRDYRGGGRSSARETACRVVGGAIAKQVIPNIKINAFVSSVGEIFIDKPYQDLDFSKIEDNSVRCPDEATALKMENFIKEIKKQGDSVGGTVTCVIQNVPIGLGEPVFDKLHAELGKAMLSINAVKGFEYGSGFCGSKMKGSDHNDLYNSDGTTKSNLSGGIQGGISNGMDIYFRVAFKPVATLIQKQQVLDIKGNIIEQQGKGRHDPCVVPRAVPIVEAMAALVITDAFILNKK from the coding sequence ATGTCAGGTAATACTTTTGGAAAACTATTTAAACTAACAACTTTTGGTGAATCTCACGGTAATGCAATTGGTGGAATAATTGATGGTTGTCCTTCAGGAATAAAAATTGATTTTGAAGCAATTCAAATTGAAATGCAACGTAGAAAACCAGGTCAATCTTCAATTGTAACACAAAGAAAAGAAGAAGATGAAGTAATTTTTCATTCGGGTATTTTTGAAGGAATTACAACAGGAACTCCTATTGGTTTTTCAATATTAAATACTAATCAAAAATCTAAAGATTATTCAGATATTAAAGATACCTATCGTCCTAGTCATGCTGATTATGTTTACGATAAAAAATACGGAATAAGAGATTATAGAGGTGGTGGAAGAAGTTCTGCAAGAGAAACAGCCTGTAGAGTGGTTGGTGGTGCAATAGCCAAACAAGTTATCCCAAATATTAAAATTAATGCATTTGTATCTTCTGTAGGTGAAATATTTATAGATAAACCCTATCAAGATTTAGATTTTTCAAAAATTGAGGATAACTCCGTTCGTTGTCCTGATGAAGCAACTGCTTTAAAAATGGAAAATTTTATCAAAGAAATAAAGAAACAAGGCGATTCAGTTGGAGGAACTGTCACTTGTGTAATTCAAAATGTTCCAATTGGTCTAGGAGAACCTGTTTTTGATAAATTGCACGCAGAACTTGGTAAAGCAATGCTTTCTATTAATGCAGTTAAAGGTTTTGAATACGGAAGTGGTTTCTGTGGTTCTAAAATGAAAGGTAGCGATCATAATGATTTATATAATTCAGACGGAACTACTAAATCTAATTTATCTGGTGGAATTCAAGGAGGAATTAGCAACGGTATGGATATTTATTTTAGAGTAGCTTTTAAACCTGTAGCAACTTTAATTCAAAAACAACAAGTTTTAGATATTAAAGGAAATATAATAGAACAACAAGGTAAAGGAAGACACGACCCATGTGTTGTTCCTAGAGCTGTTCCAATAGTTGAAGCAATGGCTGCATTGGTGATAACTGATGCGTTTATTTTAAACAAAAAGTAA
- a CDS encoding T9SS type A sorting domain-containing protein — MKKITLTKSFKKFVILSICFLSSFSFYAQNDYYSIISGTSTSQNGRAPQGARNITRSIWLITAAEMTAAGFTSGQDISGIGFTYQTGQDVTTTGNAIFYMQNTTNTTNSKSTTWATAISGMTTVSNAPITLPTAAGEFDYSFSGGSTFTYTGGGLYIAFDYQNLTNPLSSLNTAYCNTTLTNGLKGAMSAAGSTTAPTTTTASSFRPETRLGIPVSCARPTSVKYVNGGNTLTSATLSWNPAGGANVDIEYGLYGYTQGSGINSFANVSSPYSLSGLTANTVYDFYVRTNCGTGYSVWNGPYAFSTLFDAANVPYNTSFEHEILPFVGWTTPNVTPVAGDWSIGYYGAGALVQEGNSSVVSVTPAAAAANNWMFSRGVNLVAGEQATITYYLSNYQSGTTATGNYQLTVGNAQNSAAQTTILADETGVSVAAFTLKTFTFTPSTSGVYYFGFRNYTPLNAAGTHAIIVDNFTVDQTLSNNSFVESQFKVYPNPVKDILSVENDLNTVSKLTISDINGRVVKVIEIDSDRVNVNISELQRGVYIAQFVSDQGSFTKKIIKE; from the coding sequence ATGAAAAAAATTACTTTAACGAAGAGTTTCAAAAAGTTTGTTATTCTTTCAATTTGCTTTCTAAGCAGTTTCTCATTTTATGCCCAAAATGATTATTATTCAATAATTTCGGGAACAAGTACTTCTCAAAATGGTAGAGCGCCTCAAGGAGCAAGAAATATTACAAGAAGTATTTGGTTAATTACGGCTGCTGAAATGACTGCAGCTGGATTTACCAGTGGGCAAGATATTTCAGGAATTGGCTTTACATATCAGACGGGACAAGATGTTACTACTACTGGAAATGCAATATTTTATATGCAAAATACTACAAATACTACAAACTCAAAAAGTACTACCTGGGCTACTGCAATCTCAGGAATGACAACTGTTAGTAATGCGCCTATTACACTTCCAACAGCTGCTGGAGAATTTGATTATTCTTTCTCAGGAGGTTCAACTTTTACTTATACAGGAGGAGGTCTTTATATTGCTTTTGATTATCAAAATTTAACTAACCCATTATCAAGTTTAAACACAGCATATTGTAATACTACATTAACTAATGGATTAAAAGGGGCTATGTCTGCAGCTGGAAGTACTACAGCTCCAACAACGACCACTGCTTCTAGTTTTAGACCAGAAACAAGATTAGGTATACCAGTTTCTTGTGCTAGACCTACAAGTGTTAAGTATGTTAATGGTGGTAATACTTTAACAAGTGCAACTTTATCATGGAATCCTGCTGGTGGAGCAAATGTTGATATTGAATATGGATTATATGGTTATACACAAGGAAGTGGTATTAATAGTTTTGCAAACGTTTCTTCTCCATACTCTTTAAGTGGTCTTACAGCTAATACAGTTTATGACTTTTATGTTAGAACAAATTGCGGTACTGGCTATAGTGTTTGGAATGGACCTTATGCTTTCTCAACTTTATTTGATGCTGCAAATGTTCCTTATAATACAAGCTTTGAACATGAGATTTTACCTTTTGTAGGTTGGACAACTCCAAATGTAACTCCTGTAGCTGGTGATTGGTCTATTGGATATTACGGAGCTGGAGCACTTGTTCAAGAAGGTAATTCATCTGTCGTTTCTGTTACTCCTGCGGCCGCGGCGGCAAATAATTGGATGTTTTCTAGAGGTGTTAACTTGGTTGCTGGAGAACAAGCTACAATTACTTATTATTTAAGTAATTACCAAAGTGGTACAACTGCAACAGGGAATTATCAATTAACTGTAGGAAATGCTCAAAATTCTGCAGCTCAAACTACAATTTTAGCAGATGAAACTGGTGTTTCAGTTGCTGCATTTACTTTAAAAACATTTACTTTCACACCTTCTACTTCTGGAGTTTATTATTTTGGATTTAGAAATTATACACCTTTAAATGCTGCGGGTACTCATGCTATTATTGTTGATAATTTTACTGTTGATCAAACGTTATCTAATAATAGTTTTGTAGAATCTCAATTTAAAGTTTATCCTAATCCGGTTAAAGATATTTTATCTGTAGAAAACGATCTTAATACAGTTTCTAAATTAACTATTTCAGATATAAATGGAAGAGTTGTAAAGGTTATTGAAATTGATTCAGATAGAGTTAATGTAAACATTTCTGAATTACAAAGAGGTGTTTATATTGCTCAATTTGTTTCTGACCAAGGAAGCTTTACAAAGAAAATTATAAAAGAGTAA
- a CDS encoding thiol-disulfide oxidoreductase DCC family protein, with the protein MEIENLPVDKKIILFDGVCNLCDASVQFIYKHDKKDIFRFVAIQSELGQKIIKHIGVDTSKIDSIILYEPGLSYSYKAEAALTIAKNLSGIYSLLGYLNFIPNSIKNIVYDYIAKNRYKWYGKKEACMIPTPELKAKFL; encoded by the coding sequence ATGGAAATTGAAAATTTACCAGTTGATAAAAAAATAATTCTATTTGATGGCGTTTGTAATTTATGTGATGCATCAGTACAATTTATTTATAAGCACGATAAAAAAGATATTTTTAGATTTGTTGCCATTCAATCTGAATTAGGACAGAAAATCATAAAACACATTGGAGTTGATACTTCAAAAATTGATTCTATAATTCTTTACGAACCTGGATTATCCTATTCGTATAAAGCTGAAGCAGCTCTTACAATTGCTAAAAACTTATCCGGAATTTACTCTTTATTAGGTTATTTAAACTTTATTCCAAATAGCATTAAGAATATTGTTTACGATTATATTGCAAAAAATCGTTATAAATGGTACGGCAAAAAAGAAGCCTGTATGATTCCGACTCCAGAATTGAAAGCAAAATTTTTATGA
- a CDS encoding endonuclease MutS2, translated as MISVTNKTLQDLEFNTILETISSKCNTEIGIEKALQIVPFKDKETLLNELQHTSEYVASFTNNNAIPNHGFEVISYELKFLKIEDSFLEQISFKKIAGITDTAIQLLRFLKKFQDYYPTLYHKSAEVEQCKYILEKIDAVFDKYGELKNNASPDLLHIRKSIQLVRGKINQSFGMALSQYNAAGYLDDIKETVVENRRVLAVLAMYRKKVKGSILGNSKTGSIAYIEPEATLRYSRELNALEYEEREEIVRILKRLTNEIRPFRETLSDYQEFLSDIDVIAAKAKYANTINGILPTITNEKRLFFREAFHPILYLNNKAKNAVTYPQTIELNNEGRIIVISGPNAGGKSITLKTIGLLQLMLQCGILIPVHERSETFLFDRILTDIGDNQSIENHLSTYSYRLKNMNYFLKKCNSKTLFLIDEFGTGSDPELGGALAETFLEEFYAREAFGIITTHYSNLKILANELPYAINANMQFDEKSLEPMYKLHLGQAGSSFTFEVAQKNGIPFGLINRAKKKIEKGKVRFDKTIATLQKERSKLEKTSQNLKEEEIKAREESQKMENINAKIQEKLERYQEVYDANQRLVYLGQKIDDLSEKYFNSKNKKTLMSEVLKMVEIENSKRKKLTPKEKKVKEKVEKVVIEEIKVKVEEIRKEKKEKKIKAKIEEENKPKVILKVGDRVRMNDGKAVGTIDKIEKKKATVNYGIFTSKVSLDELEYVQPK; from the coding sequence ATGATTTCAGTTACCAATAAAACACTTCAGGATTTAGAATTTAATACCATTTTAGAAACCATTTCTAGTAAATGTAATACTGAAATTGGTATTGAAAAAGCACTTCAAATTGTACCTTTTAAGGACAAAGAAACCTTATTAAATGAGTTACAACATACTTCAGAATATGTAGCTTCATTTACCAATAATAATGCAATTCCTAATCATGGCTTTGAGGTCATTTCATATGAATTGAAATTTCTTAAAATTGAAGATAGTTTTTTAGAGCAAATAAGTTTTAAAAAAATTGCAGGAATAACTGATACTGCTATTCAATTACTTCGTTTTTTAAAGAAATTCCAAGACTATTATCCAACATTATATCATAAATCTGCCGAAGTTGAACAATGCAAATACATTTTAGAAAAAATTGATGCTGTTTTTGATAAATATGGCGAATTAAAAAATAATGCTTCTCCCGATTTATTACACATTCGAAAAAGTATTCAATTGGTTCGTGGAAAAATCAATCAAAGTTTTGGAATGGCTTTAAGCCAATATAATGCAGCTGGATACTTAGATGATATTAAAGAAACTGTAGTTGAAAATCGTAGAGTTTTGGCCGTTTTAGCCATGTACCGAAAAAAAGTAAAAGGAAGTATTTTAGGAAATTCAAAAACAGGAAGTATTGCTTATATTGAACCTGAAGCTACATTAAGATATTCGAGAGAGTTAAATGCATTAGAATATGAAGAACGTGAAGAAATTGTACGTATTTTAAAACGTTTAACTAATGAAATCAGACCTTTTAGAGAAACATTAAGCGATTATCAAGAGTTTTTAAGCGATATAGATGTAATTGCTGCAAAAGCTAAATATGCAAACACGATTAATGGAATATTACCTACAATTACAAATGAAAAACGTTTGTTTTTTAGAGAAGCCTTCCACCCTATTTTATATTTAAACAATAAGGCAAAGAATGCTGTCACTTATCCACAAACAATTGAATTAAATAACGAAGGTAGAATTATTGTAATTTCAGGACCAAATGCTGGAGGAAAAAGTATTACGCTTAAAACCATTGGTTTATTACAATTAATGTTGCAATGCGGAATTTTAATACCGGTTCACGAACGAAGTGAAACTTTTTTATTCGATAGAATTCTAACTGATATTGGCGATAATCAATCAATTGAAAATCACTTAAGTACTTATAGTTACCGATTAAAAAACATGAATTACTTCTTAAAAAAGTGTAATTCAAAAACGTTATTTTTAATTGACGAATTCGGTACAGGTTCTGATCCTGAATTAGGTGGAGCTTTAGCAGAAACATTTTTAGAAGAGTTTTATGCTCGTGAAGCTTTTGGAATCATTACAACACATTATAGCAATTTAAAAATATTAGCAAACGAATTACCTTATGCTATAAATGCCAACATGCAATTTGACGAAAAATCGTTAGAACCTATGTATAAATTGCATTTAGGTCAGGCCGGAAGTTCATTTACATTTGAAGTTGCTCAAAAAAACGGAATTCCATTTGGTTTAATAAACAGAGCTAAGAAAAAAATTGAAAAAGGGAAAGTACGTTTTGATAAAACCATTGCTACTTTACAAAAAGAACGTTCTAAATTAGAAAAGACTTCCCAAAACCTTAAAGAAGAAGAAATAAAGGCGAGAGAAGAAAGCCAAAAAATGGAAAACATTAATGCAAAAATTCAAGAAAAATTAGAGCGTTATCAAGAAGTTTATGATGCCAATCAGCGTTTAGTTTATTTAGGTCAAAAAATTGATGATCTTTCTGAAAAGTATTTTAATTCTAAAAACAAGAAGACCTTGATGTCTGAAGTTTTGAAAATGGTTGAAATAGAAAATTCAAAACGTAAAAAACTTACACCAAAAGAAAAAAAGGTAAAAGAAAAAGTTGAAAAGGTTGTTATCGAAGAAATAAAAGTTAAAGTTGAAGAGATTCGAAAAGAGAAAAAAGAAAAGAAAATAAAAGCCAAAATTGAAGAAGAAAATAAACCAAAAGTAATTTTAAAAGTTGGAGATAGAGTTCGAATGAACGATGGAAAAGCCGTAGGAACAATTGATAAAATTGAAAAGAAGAAAGCAACAGTAAATTATGGTATTTTTACTTCAAAAGTAAGTTTAGACGAATTAGAATACGTTCAACCTAAATAA
- the ung gene encoding uracil-DNA glycosylase — protein sequence MIMNIHPSWQNALSKELEKPYFLQLMEYVDDEYEKNICFPPKELIFNAFNLCSFDDLKVVIIGQDPYHGTGEANGLCFSVNDNVKIPPSLRNIFAEINSDLERIMLPTSGNLEHWAKQGVLLLNATLTVRKDEANSHKHLDWQKFTDAVIQTISNEKEHVVFLLWGSFAQKKIKFIDENKHFVLQSGHPSPLSANRGFWFGNKHFSKSNDFLIKNKKTPITW from the coding sequence ATGATTATGAACATACATCCATCTTGGCAAAATGCCCTTTCAAAAGAGTTAGAGAAACCTTATTTTCTTCAATTAATGGAATATGTTGATGATGAGTACGAAAAAAATATTTGTTTTCCACCAAAAGAACTGATTTTTAATGCTTTTAATTTATGCTCTTTTGATGATTTGAAAGTTGTAATTATTGGTCAAGATCCTTATCATGGAACTGGCGAGGCAAATGGATTGTGCTTTTCGGTGAATGATAATGTGAAAATTCCACCTTCTTTAAGAAATATTTTTGCTGAAATTAATTCAGATTTAGAACGTATTATGTTGCCAACATCGGGTAATTTAGAACATTGGGCAAAGCAAGGTGTGTTGTTACTAAATGCTACTTTAACGGTAAGGAAAGATGAAGCAAACAGTCATAAACATTTAGATTGGCAAAAATTTACAGATGCTGTGATTCAAACCATTTCAAATGAAAAAGAACATGTTGTTTTTTTACTTTGGGGAAGTTTTGCTCAAAAGAAAATAAAGTTCATTGATGAAAATAAACACTTTGTTTTACAATCTGGCCACCCATCTCCTTTAAGTGCAAACCGAGGTTTTTGGTTTGGAAATAAACATTTCAGCAAATCGAATGATTTTTTAATAAAAAATAAAAAGACACCAATAACATGGTAA
- a CDS encoding transglutaminase has protein sequence MVKIDPISFTKLKEKLSLPKPWDSIVIFLLNILIAIPTFLIVHHNIIEFNWPINLDRIFIFIGILILIQLILRTLKTIIVICIFFYIITLIYGTLFGEYGFQRVFEDYRSMIYSMQEDPHPQDLIISKLLPFPNKSKIIDAVNFTNPKVRNFALYATTKHFKDIKGHAKDRKLIQCFAVFKEIKQRWNYVNDPKGQEYIAAASESIQHFSGDCDDHAILMSACIKAIGGTPRIIHTGGHMYPEMLIGDKNDLETAVYLIKEVLFVEESKNKEIHYHIDERGKIWLNLDYTAKFPGGPFMKEEILGELTFN, from the coding sequence ATGGTTAAAATTGATCCCATTTCTTTTACAAAACTTAAGGAAAAGCTTTCTTTGCCAAAGCCATGGGATAGTATTGTAATTTTTTTATTAAACATTCTTATTGCAATACCTACTTTTTTAATTGTTCATCATAATATTATTGAATTTAATTGGCCAATAAACTTAGATCGAATTTTTATTTTTATAGGAATATTAATTCTTATTCAACTCATTTTAAGAACATTAAAAACAATAATTGTAATTTGTATATTTTTCTATATAATTACACTTATTTACGGAACATTATTTGGAGAATATGGCTTTCAACGCGTTTTTGAAGATTATCGTTCCATGATATATTCAATGCAAGAAGATCCACATCCACAAGATTTAATTATTTCTAAATTATTGCCATTCCCTAATAAATCAAAAATTATTGATGCCGTAAATTTTACCAATCCAAAAGTTCGAAATTTTGCATTATATGCAACCACAAAACACTTTAAAGACATCAAAGGCCATGCAAAAGACAGAAAGCTAATTCAGTGTTTTGCTGTTTTTAAAGAAATAAAACAACGCTGGAATTATGTAAATGATCCAAAAGGTCAAGAGTACATAGCCGCTGCATCTGAAAGTATTCAACATTTTTCAGGCGATTGTGATGATCATGCTATACTAATGTCAGCTTGTATAAAAGCTATTGGTGGAACCCCAAGAATAATCCACACAGGTGGACACATGTATCCTGAAATGCTTATTGGCGATAAAAACGATTTAGAAACTGCAGTTTACCTAATTAAAGAAGTTTTATTTGTTGAAGAAAGTAAAAATAAAGAAATTCATTACCATATCGATGAACGTGGAAAAATATGGTTAAACTTAGATTATACTGCAAAATTTCCAGGTGGTCCATTCATGAAAGAAGAAATATTAGGAGAACTTACTTTCAATTAA
- a CDS encoding substrate-binding domain-containing protein: MKTIKIAGVPEHFNLPWQMCIVDGDFEEVGIDLQWIDVPEGTGKMCQMLRDKETDIAVILTEGIVKDIIAGNETKIVQVYVKSPLIWGIHVAANSKFEKISDLENTKAAISRFGSGSHLMSYVNAQNNNWDTNNLQFEVVNTIDGAVEALTNEKADYFMWERFMTKPLVDNGTFRKIADCPTPWPCFVIAVRNEILEEKPHVIEQILEIINTTTSEFKMIPSIDRMLASKYNQKIEDIQEWLSLTHWSQKQIDKKTLNKVQEQLYTLNIIEKRVPFETIAK, encoded by the coding sequence ATGAAAACAATAAAAATAGCAGGCGTACCAGAACATTTCAATTTGCCTTGGCAAATGTGCATAGTTGATGGTGATTTTGAAGAAGTTGGAATTGATTTACAATGGATAGATGTCCCTGAAGGAACAGGCAAAATGTGCCAAATGCTTCGCGATAAAGAAACAGACATTGCAGTAATTCTAACTGAAGGAATTGTAAAAGATATTATTGCTGGAAATGAGACAAAAATTGTTCAGGTTTATGTAAAAAGTCCACTTATTTGGGGAATTCATGTTGCAGCTAATTCAAAATTTGAAAAAATTTCTGATCTAGAAAACACAAAAGCAGCTATTTCTCGTTTTGGATCCGGCTCACATTTAATGAGTTATGTAAACGCACAAAACAATAATTGGGATACTAATAATCTTCAATTTGAAGTTGTAAATACTATAGACGGCGCTGTTGAAGCTTTAACTAATGAAAAAGCAGATTATTTCATGTGGGAACGTTTTATGACTAAACCTTTAGTAGATAATGGAACATTTAGAAAAATTGCTGACTGTCCTACTCCATGGCCTTGTTTTGTAATTGCTGTACGAAATGAAATTTTAGAAGAAAAACCTCATGTAATTGAACAAATATTAGAAATTATAAATACTACAACTTCAGAATTTAAAATGATTCCAAGTATCGATAGAATGTTAGCTTCAAAATACAATCAGAAAATTGAAGATATACAAGAATGGTTGTCTTTAACCCATTGGTCACAAAAACAAATCGATAAAAAAACACTTAATAAAGTACAAGAACAATTATATACGTTAAATATTATTGAAAAAAGAGTTCCGTTTGAAACTATAGCTAAATAA
- a CDS encoding GNAT family N-acetyltransferase, with product MNLILETERLIMREMRHEDAEALFDMDSNPNVHIYLWQKPFTTIDEIHSYIDMVRKQYQRNKIGRFSTIIKETGELIGWTGIKYIDDHVENGNTNFYDYGYRLNEKFWNKGFATEATNAWLDHGFNEMNIDVMNAYTHAENGASNHVLNKCGMKFIEDYLDQHGASWKWWQMVNPIKSL from the coding sequence ATGAATTTAATTCTTGAAACTGAAAGACTTATAATGCGAGAAATGCGTCATGAAGATGCAGAAGCTTTATTTGATATGGATTCTAACCCAAATGTTCATATTTATCTTTGGCAAAAACCGTTTACAACTATTGATGAGATTCATTCTTACATTGATATGGTTCGTAAACAGTATCAAAGAAATAAAATTGGACGCTTCTCAACAATAATTAAAGAAACTGGTGAGTTAATTGGTTGGACAGGAATTAAATATATCGATGACCACGTAGAAAATGGAAATACAAATTTCTATGATTACGGTTATCGTTTAAACGAAAAATTTTGGAATAAAGGATTTGCTACAGAAGCAACAAATGCGTGGTTAGATCATGGTTTTAATGAAATGAATATTGATGTAATGAATGCTTATACTCATGCCGAAAACGGTGCTTCTAATCATGTTTTGAATAAATGTGGTATGAAATTCATAGAAGATTATTTAGATCAACACGGAGCGTCATGGAAATGGTGGCAAATGGTGAATCCTATTAAGTCATTATAA